The nucleotide sequence GCGCCATGCTGATGACAAAACTCAAGGCAATCATCCAGGCCTGTAAACCACGTCGATCCCTCACAATCAATGAGGTCAAGATTGGAATCATTGGCAGGGAACATGGGGTAAAGGCCAGCAACATGCCTAAACCAAAGAATAACAACAGGCTATATGCCAGCGAGTTTTCCGCCAGACGTGCTGACCATTTCTGATCCTTGGCGACTGCATCCGTGTCATTGAGATTACTGCTGAGAGGCTGATCCGTACGTTCTGCTTCAGTACTGTCAAGAAGGGTATTTTGCTCAACTGCTGAACTGTTGAAATCCAGTAAGCGTTTTTGTGTTGTCTCGGCGGGTAGATATTGCACCAGGCCGGACAAATCAGTTTTAAACTCGATGCTTTGTGGTGGATAGCAGAGACGATCTTTAGCACAGCCTTGCCAGCTGACCCGATAGCTTTGCGAAGCCTCGGTTGGAATAGTGAATTTGAGTTGCTGATAATAAACCTTGGTTTGGCCGTAATTATCATCATGCAGGTCCTCAGCAGGTGGCAGGTTTAACCGCAGGGTCTGACCACCCTGCTGGACTTCAACCTTATGCTGATAGAGGTAATAATTATCAGGAATATCCCAGCTTAGTTCCGCCTGCTGCGCACTGGTAGAAATCACCGTGAATGGGAAAGCTTGCTCCGGAGATAGCAACGATGCTTCTGCCTGTACTATAGTACTCAGCAGCAGGCCGCTGAATAAAATCCGGCAGCCAGAATGAAACCAGCTTTTCAGTTTGCTCACATCCATGGTAATGGCTTGCTGTCCTTAGAAAAGGAAGGAAACACCCAGTCCTGACTTGTAGCTCTTGTCTGAACCATTCAGGTCAACATCGACACTGGCATCCAGCTGCACGCGGTCATTTAGTGCATACATCACACCTGAACCGAGTCCATATTCATAGTCCTGGCTTTCTGCCTTGCGATAGACAAATTCCGAGAAACCAGAGAGCTTATCGGTAATTTTATATTCCAAGGTTGGAACAGCCTGCACTGCCCATTGATCATCCTGCCATTCATAACGCATGGTAATGGATGTATTGATCAAATCACTGTACTGATAGGCTACGGCTGAACTCAGACTGTAGATATCTTCATCGTTGCTAAAGCCCTGGTTTCCGGTTGCAATCACGGCTTCTGCCAGCACAGCCATCGACAGTTTTTCATCATCCAGATTGATGGCTTTTTTCAGACCAATGCTGACATCGCCTAGACCATCATCTTCAACTTTTACGCCATGCTCACGGACTTTAGCCCAGCTTGGACCATCCCAGCCCATTTGTAATTCCAAGCTGTCGGTTAAACCAGTACGCAACAACATATCGGCATTAAGTGTAGTGGTATGTACGTCACCTGATTCACGATAGGTCGCAGAAGGCAATCCTTGTTCCCAGGCCAGTTGGCCTACCGGAGTGGTTGTGGTACTAAAACCGGTACCCGGACGGTCAAAGGCAAAATCAGCTGCAAATGCCTGCATGCTTGCTCCCGCGAGCATCACTAAACCCAATGTCTTCAATGTTGTCATAAATACGTACTCTTTATATTCCTAGCCTATTTTCCAAGTTCCTTGGACATTTTCGCGCCACGGCTACGTAGCAATTCTAAAGTCTGTTTTTCCTCTTCCAGCGCTTCGGCCCAGTTCACTTCATCAAAGTCGCAATCAAAGAACAGGTCACAGATCGAGGACAGGATGGTCAGACCATCTTCATCTTTGGTATTTGGATCGACCTTTTCATCCAGCAGTCGCTGCACGGCAGGTACACAGGCGGCGCTAGCGGCATCCCAAAGCGGGCCATACATTTCTTCAGCATCCCACAGATGCAGATTGACCTTAGCTTTGATCAGGGCATCCAGAATATCCAGATGCACCTGCAGTTTTTGCTGTTTTTCTTCGCTAGAAAGTGCCTGTCCAGCTTCATAAGCCTCACAGACTTCTTCCCACCATTTAAACAAGCCATCAGACCAGACTGAAATTGCTGGACCTTTTTCCATATCAATAAAATTCGGATTGAGTCCATCTGCCAGGAGCTTTTTCACCAGTTCCAGATTCAGTTCTTCTAGGGCTTGCACAAAAAGTTGTTGTTGCGCAGTTAACATGATGGAGCTCACTTCAATTCGTTTTCACTTATTATGCCGAATAAAGAGGGATTTGTTTTTATTCTCATCAGTTTATTTTGTCTAAAATTGAAAAAAGCCCCCGATGG is from Acinetobacter sp. ANC 7912 and encodes:
- a CDS encoding ankyrin repeat domain-containing protein, which encodes MLTAQQQLFVQALEELNLELVKKLLADGLNPNFIDMEKGPAISVWSDGLFKWWEEVCEAYEAGQALSSEEKQQKLQVHLDILDALIKAKVNLHLWDAEEMYGPLWDAASAACVPAVQRLLDEKVDPNTKDEDGLTILSSICDLFFDCDFDEVNWAEALEEEKQTLELLRSRGAKMSKELGK
- a CDS encoding transporter, with the translated sequence MTTLKTLGLVMLAGASMQAFAADFAFDRPGTGFSTTTTPVGQLAWEQGLPSATYRESGDVHTTTLNADMLLRTGLTDSLELQMGWDGPSWAKVREHGVKVEDDGLGDVSIGLKKAINLDDEKLSMAVLAEAVIATGNQGFSNDEDIYSLSSAVAYQYSDLINTSITMRYEWQDDQWAVQAVPTLEYKITDKLSGFSEFVYRKAESQDYEYGLGSGVMYALNDRVQLDASVDVDLNGSDKSYKSGLGVSFLF